The following coding sequences are from one Streptococcus sp. NPS 308 window:
- a CDS encoding prepilin peptidase: MIDLYFFLVGSILASFLGLVIDRFPEQSIIRPASHCDSCQTRLRPLDLIPIISQLIGRFRCRYCKVRYPVWYALFELGLGILFLAWSWGWLSLGQVILITAGLTLGIYDFRHQEYPLLVWMTFHLVLMACSDWNLVMIFFLALGIIAHFIDIRMGAGDFLFLASCALVFSVIELLILIQFASATGILAFLLQKKKERLPFVPFLLLAACMIIFGKLLLV, from the coding sequence ATGATTGATCTTTATTTTTTTCTTGTCGGGAGCATTCTCGCTTCCTTTCTCGGTTTGGTCATTGACCGTTTCCCTGAGCAATCCATTATTCGACCAGCTAGCCACTGCGATTCCTGTCAGACTCGCTTGCGTCCCTTAGATTTGATTCCGATTATCTCTCAATTGATTGGTCGCTTTCGCTGTCGCTACTGCAAGGTTCGCTATCCTGTCTGGTATGCCCTCTTTGAACTAGGCTTAGGAATCCTCTTTCTAGCTTGGTCTTGGGGCTGGCTTTCCTTGGGTCAAGTCATCCTGATCACTGCTGGCTTGACCTTGGGTATCTATGACTTTCGCCATCAGGAGTATCCCTTACTGGTCTGGATGACTTTCCATCTAGTCCTAATGGCCTGCTCTGACTGGAATCTGGTTATGATTTTCTTCCTTGCCCTTGGAATCATAGCCCATTTTATCGATATCCGCATGGGAGCAGGGGATTTTCTATTTCTGGCTTCTTGTGCTCTCGTCTTTAGTGTGATAGAGTTGCTGATCTTGATTCAGTTTGCTTCTGCGACGGGGATCCTAGCCTTTCTCCTCCAAAAGAAAAAGGAAAGACTTCCTTTTGTGCCTTTCCTCTTGCTAGCTGCTTGTATGATTATTTTTGGTAAGCTACTGCTTGTTTGA
- a CDS encoding GNAT family N-acetyltransferase: MTMRFEEKVSVENAQLVCQWSNSLGKSFQEQWMGPMIPFPLTIQVLQDLEGIFSIFDGQEFVGLIQKIRLEDRNLHIGRFFINPQKQGQGLGSQALRKFVSLAFENEDIDTISLNVYEANQKAYNLYQKEGFEIVQMVETPIRKYIMKKGR; this comes from the coding sequence ATGACAATGCGTTTTGAAGAAAAGGTAAGCGTAGAAAATGCTCAGCTCGTATGCCAATGGTCCAACTCCCTTGGCAAATCCTTTCAAGAACAATGGATGGGACCAATGATTCCTTTTCCCTTAACCATTCAAGTCTTGCAAGATTTAGAAGGAATCTTTTCAATCTTTGATGGACAAGAGTTTGTGGGGCTTATCCAGAAAATCAGGCTAGAAGACAGGAATCTTCATATCGGGAGATTTTTTATCAATCCCCAGAAACAGGGACAAGGCTTAGGTAGCCAGGCTTTAAGGAAGTTTGTTAGTTTGGCATTTGAAAATGAAGACATAGATACTATTTCTCTAAATGTCTACGAGGCAAATCAAAAAGCTTACAATCTTTACCAAAAAGAAGGATTTGAAATCGTTCAAATGGTTGAAACACCTATACGAAAATACATCATGAAAAAGGGTAGATAG
- a CDS encoding CsbD family protein, with protein MSTEEKLNQAKGSIKEGVGKMIGDEKMEKEGTAEKVVSKVKEVAEDAKDAVEGAIEGVKNMLHKDEK; from the coding sequence ATGTCAACAGAAGAAAAATTAAATCAAGCAAAAGGTTCCATTAAAGAAGGTGTCGGCAAAATGATTGGCGATGAAAAAATGGAAAAAGAAGGAACAGCTGAAAAAGTTGTTTCTAAAGTAAAAGAAGTTGCCGAAGATGCTAAAGACGCAGTCGAAGGCGCTATTGAAGGTGTTAAAAACATGCTTCACAAAGACGAAAAATAA
- a CDS encoding Asp23/Gls24 family envelope stress response protein yields the protein MSNVDKNVEKKDVAVVSQDVKGELTYEDKVIQKIIGLSLEKVPGLLDVDGGFFSNLTEKIINTDNVTHGVNVEVGKEQVAVDLNIVVEYQKNVPALYKEIKDVVVSQVTKMTDLEVVEVNVNVVDIKTKEQHEADSVSLQDRVTDVASSTGEFASEQFEKVKSGIGSGVAAVQEKVGEGVEAVKGETNEKARVH from the coding sequence ATGTCAAACGTAGATAAAAATGTAGAAAAAAAAGATGTTGCTGTTGTTTCTCAAGATGTTAAAGGGGAACTCACTTATGAAGACAAAGTCATCCAAAAAATCATTGGTCTTTCACTTGAAAAAGTACCTGGACTTTTGGATGTGGATGGAGGATTCTTCTCTAATCTAACAGAAAAAATTATCAATACAGATAATGTCACTCATGGTGTCAATGTTGAAGTTGGGAAAGAACAAGTTGCAGTTGACTTGAACATTGTTGTTGAATACCAAAAGAATGTTCCTGCTTTGTACAAGGAAATCAAAGATGTTGTCGTATCACAAGTTACAAAAATGACGGATCTAGAAGTTGTTGAAGTCAATGTGAATGTTGTTGATATCAAAACGAAGGAACAGCATGAAGCAGATTCAGTAAGCCTTCAAGACCGAGTAACTGACGTGGCTTCTTCAACAGGAGAATTTGCTTCAGAACAATTTGAAAAAGTGAAATCTGGTATCGGTTCAGGTGTTGCTGCTGTTCAAGAAAAAGTAGGCGAAGGTGTTGAAGCCGTTAAAGGCGAAACAAATGAAAAAGCTCGCGTACACTAA
- a CDS encoding DUF2273 domain-containing protein — MEWFKKYQYPIIAGLVGVILACFILSFGFFKTLFVLICGALGAFAGYYVKEKYLNK, encoded by the coding sequence ATGGAATGGTTTAAAAAATATCAGTATCCAATCATTGCAGGTTTAGTAGGTGTCATTCTCGCTTGCTTTATCCTATCCTTTGGCTTTTTCAAAACACTATTTGTACTAATTTGTGGAGCCCTAGGAGCATTTGCTGGATACTATGTTAAGGAAAAATATTTAAATAAATAA
- the amaP gene encoding alkaline shock response membrane anchor protein AmaP: MSKSKKILLLIFCILILTIFLPILIDYHQVSDLGIHLFSWRELYAEFLIARYVFWGTLVLSVLVLISMLVILFYPKQYLEIQLETQEDTLKLKNSAIEGFVRCLVIDHQLMKEPTVHVNSRKNKCFVTVEGKILPSDNISNRCLVIQNEITHGLKQFFGIEREVKLEVKVKEFEPRKTTKKTVSRVK, translated from the coding sequence ATGTCAAAATCAAAGAAAATATTGTTACTTATTTTCTGTATCTTAATCTTGACTATTTTCCTTCCTATTCTCATAGATTATCATCAGGTCAGTGATTTAGGGATCCACTTATTCAGTTGGAGAGAACTCTACGCTGAATTCCTGATTGCTAGATATGTCTTTTGGGGGACACTTGTCCTATCTGTTTTAGTTTTAATTTCAATGTTAGTGATACTCTTTTATCCTAAACAATATCTAGAGATTCAATTAGAAACTCAAGAAGATACATTAAAACTAAAAAATTCAGCTATCGAAGGCTTTGTTCGATGTTTGGTTATTGATCATCAGTTGATGAAAGAACCAACGGTCCATGTAAATAGCCGCAAAAATAAATGTTTCGTTACTGTAGAAGGGAAAATTCTTCCTTCAGACAACATCTCAAATCGATGTCTAGTCATTCAGAATGAAATAACTCATGGATTAAAGCAGTTCTTTGGTATTGAACGTGAGGTAAAACTTGAAGTTAAAGTAAAAGAATTTGAACCTCGAAAAACGACCAAAAAGACTGTTAGTCGTGTAAAGTAA
- a CDS encoding GlsB/YeaQ/YmgE family stress response membrane protein has protein sequence MLWSIIVGGLIGLIAGAITKKGGSMGLIANIFAGLIGSSVGQSLLGSWGPSLAGMAIIPSIVGAVIVVAVVSFLFGKK, from the coding sequence ATGTTGTGGTCCATTATTGTAGGAGGTCTTATTGGTCTCATCGCAGGTGCAATCACTAAAAAAGGTGGTTCAATGGGATTGATTGCAAATATCTTTGCAGGTCTTATCGGTTCGTCTGTAGGGCAATCACTTCTAGGAAGCTGGGGACCTTCATTGGCTGGAATGGCTATTATTCCGTCAATCGTTGGTGCTGTGATTGTTGTTGCAGTCGTTTCATTTCTATTTGGTAAAAAATAA
- a CDS encoding M protein trans-acting positive regulator PRD domain-containing protein — translation MRDLLSKKSHRQLELLELLFENKRWFHISELAELLHCTERSVKDDLSHVRSSFPDLIFHSSTNGIRIINTDDSDIEMVYHHFFKHSTHFSILEFIFFNEGCDTDSICKEFYISSSSLYRIISHINKIIKKQYRFEINLNPVRITGNEIDIRYFFAQYFSEKYYFFEWPFEDFSVEPLCKLLALVYKETAFPVNFATQRMLKLLLVTNLYRIKFSHFLEVEKNSFNNELLESFMQAEGIEDIVASFDSEYHISLNKEVIGQLFVSYFQKMFFIDEEVFLSYAKTDSYVKKSYRLLGELVDQVSREYNLQIDNKDNLIWHLHNTAHLHRQELSTEFILFDQKGNTIKNFQNIFPRFVSEVKEGIEHYLEGLDMDCNSMKVNHLSYTFITHSKHLVLNLLQNQPKLKVLVMSNFDQYHAKSVAETLSYYCSNNFELEVWSELELSLESLKDSPYDIIISNFIIPPIENKRLIYSNNVNTVALISLLNAMMFIRLD, via the coding sequence ATGAGAGATTTATTATCGAAAAAAAGTCACAGACAATTAGAATTATTAGAATTACTATTTGAAAACAAACGCTGGTTTCATATTTCAGAACTAGCAGAATTATTGCACTGTACAGAACGTTCTGTAAAAGATGACTTGTCCCATGTCAGGTCTTCTTTTCCTGACTTGATATTTCATTCCTCAACAAACGGCATCCGTATCATTAATACTGATGATAGTGATATTGAGATGGTCTATCATCATTTTTTTAAGCATTCAACCCACTTTTCAATTTTAGAATTTATCTTTTTTAATGAAGGATGTGATACTGATAGTATTTGCAAAGAGTTTTATATCAGTTCTTCCTCTCTTTACCGTATCATCAGTCATATTAATAAAATTATTAAGAAACAATATCGTTTTGAAATTAACCTTAATCCAGTTCGAATCACAGGAAATGAGATTGATATCCGTTACTTTTTTGCTCAGTATTTTTCAGAGAAATATTATTTCTTTGAATGGCCTTTTGAAGATTTTTCAGTAGAACCTTTGTGTAAGCTGTTAGCACTGGTCTATAAAGAAACAGCATTTCCTGTCAATTTCGCAACTCAAAGAATGCTAAAGTTGCTCCTCGTTACGAATTTATATCGAATAAAGTTTAGTCATTTCTTGGAAGTTGAGAAAAATTCTTTTAACAATGAATTGTTAGAATCTTTCATGCAGGCAGAAGGAATCGAAGACATTGTAGCGAGCTTTGACTCTGAATATCATATCTCTCTGAATAAAGAAGTGATAGGTCAACTGTTTGTATCCTATTTTCAAAAAATGTTTTTCATAGATGAAGAAGTATTTCTGAGCTATGCCAAAACAGACAGTTATGTAAAAAAATCATATCGATTATTGGGAGAGTTAGTTGATCAGGTATCAAGAGAGTATAATCTTCAAATAGACAATAAGGACAATCTTATCTGGCATCTACATAATACGGCACATCTGCATCGTCAGGAATTATCTACAGAGTTTATCCTGTTTGATCAAAAAGGCAATACAATCAAGAACTTTCAAAATATTTTTCCTCGATTTGTTTCAGAGGTGAAGGAAGGAATTGAACATTATCTAGAGGGTTTGGATATGGATTGCAATTCGATGAAAGTCAATCATTTATCCTATACTTTTATCACCCATAGCAAACACTTAGTTCTAAATCTTTTACAAAATCAACCCAAATTAAAGGTTTTAGTCATGAGCAATTTTGATCAGTATCATGCAAAATCAGTAGCGGAAACACTTTCTTATTATTGCAGCAACAATTTTGAACTGGAAGTTTGGAGTGAATTAGAGTTATCACTTGAGTCCCTAAAAGATTCACCTTACGATATCATTATTTCTAATTTTATTATTCCTCCTATTGAAAATAAGAGACTAATCTATTCCAATAATGTCAATACAGTCGCTCTCATCTCTT